tttgcCTTTATCTTAATAAATTCTACCATTAGGTGTACAAAATACGgtattttcttttacaaaaatattgatatgGGTGAAGTGTATCTCTTTAGAAtgtcgaaattgaattattttttaaaccaaTAGTCTTTCATAGTAATCTTTTGacacatttataaaaaatgaaatgcagCAACAAGTAACACGTTACAAAGTATATGATACTAGttccaaaaataaatttaactttCATATATCCTCAAAGCATCCACCTACAAATAATTAccaatattaaatgtttatacagTACGGGATATacgaataaattacaatacgcattaaaattgaatatagagATACTTCGTCGTATCTGTAATACGATTAATTTAGCTGACAAAACTAATTATCTGATTACGAGGTAATATATTAGTAACACGTGTCAATATACTTAAAACGATAATTCCTACGTGCCCAGCACAAGTCGATAATAACTATCATCGATGCTTAAGGTGAACGCTAGTTACTGACTTCTCATTATCAAATTAATCCGGCGAGTTTCAGTGGTCGCATCGAAGAATAGTCGTAATTACATAGATCGTCGTGACATTCTTATCATACGAAACGAGCTTAATTGGCCTCAGAAGGATCTCATTTCCCTTAAACGGCTAGCATCTCGTGTAGTCGCTGTACTTCATGACGCGACACCTTGCCGCCTCGATACGAGGAAAGAGAACTAccgagagaaagggaaaaggaGGACGGTCCGTATCAAGAAACGGAGAAGAGGAGATACCGGCTGCAGCGGTATTCGTTCACCttggaatttaattattctagtCCCTAAGAACCGTGATTATCGCGTCAGTCGGGCAAATCATGGCGTCACCCATCACAGCTTTGATCCGCGCTGGGACAACTGGGCATATTCCTTTATTTGCGCTCTGTTGTAATCTTGTTCATTCACGGAGGACGCTTCTGCGGCGAGGGCCGTTCCTCCGCGCCGACCAATCGTACGTTCAGGTGTTAACGACAGGATCGCTATTATACGTGCCAGGCTTATAACAAGAGCCGCGGCTATACGcgtcttttccttcttctcttaCCCTTTTTACCCTTGTTCCTCTGCTTACGCAGTCGGTACCGGCCTACTCGCTTTCGCGTCGTATTATAGCTTTCATAACGCCGACGCCGTGAAATTGTGGCGCCCCAGTGGTTCTCAAACACTTGTCCCTCGCGTGGCAGCAACCTAATTTGCTTCAGTTTACACCGAAATTTCATCTAACTCTTCGTGCTCCCAATTGGATCTTTCTTCCTTTTAACGGCGGGATCTTCGCCGTGAAATGTTCTCGCGTGCTGTTTTCTTTGCGAcgaaataacgaaaaatatttgcgACTTAAGAGACCCGTGAACCGAGCGTTCCCTTTAGAAAAAAGCTATTAGTTGCGAACCTATAACGAACGAAGAATTGGTTCCTGTATCGCGAAGAGCACGTAGAAGTAATATATGGGATCCATTCTTCTTTCCCTCCGTCTCGCTCTTTCCTACTTACGCGCGGGTCCATCCTACTAGTTATTATCGGGGGTAATCGTGCCTAAAAGCCGGTGCCCGCTTTTGATTAAAATTGGCTTTTAATTCATTTGGCAGCCTCTAATCTCGTGGCGGCTTCGATCAGAGGGAACCAGAGCGAAAGAGGAGGGGAAACTTCGGGAACAGAAGACAGAGGTCCGATGCGAAAAATTTAGTTCCTTCCACGTCCTCTTGTTTCGCCTTATTGCATATTGGCCGATTATGAGAGTATATCATGAATAAATACCATCATGTTTCAGTAAAGAATATCAATAGATTTGATGTTAAACTACTCGGGACcccgaatttcattttatttattacacgaGTAAAAGTCAGctattttttcacaaaattattaCGATACAATTTATGTTACAATGAATCATTTAAACATCTTTATCAATGTACAcgtataaaattgcaaaatgtttctaaaaattagAGTAACAATTACGTTTgcgtcattttaaaaatatagatttttatactaTGCGTTTTAATTGATTTCGTTTTGTTAATAGACAaggtttctttaatttcaagcttagttttaataatatttcaatgtacAGAAGTGTTGCAAGTTTGATACTTTTGCTTtcgtatttaataaaacatcgattgtaaataaaaatttgtccaTAGAAAAAGGGATCGTTtcatatgtattataaattgtattgcAAAGCAATTTTGTTGTTACGATGAGATTTcatttttgaaaagaaattttcaaaatttgccATACACGCGTGTTCTATTTCAATTTAACGaatctttaaatatattacttcaGTTTGAGTTTTTAGAGTGTAATTCAGTGTACATATACTTGCATATAAATTCATGTGCATACTATTGACCAGTATTATAGTTTCGCTGAAATCATGAAAATAAAGATATGTTTGTTAAGTAAGAGATGAAGTCTAAGAGTTTCTCCAGGTACGTCTAAAACTATTAacgtaaaataaagaaactatagtaaaatttgttgatacatttttcattaaatgcTACATCATTTGTACATATTTAACAtacaattaaagtatttaaacttCACTAGTAAAACTTATTACCGATATATCGAGTAGTCGACTTTCTCGGATAAATATTAcgtttcttaaaattataagtaattGCATGACAGAATCTACTGTCACCGTCTCAACTGTAATACCCAAACGATTCTCCCTTTCCGTGCTTGATAACGGTGATCATCGTTTCAGGACGAACCGTCGAAGTTTCGTCGCGATTGCTTTGGCGGCGGTTAAATAGGTATCGGAAGTATAGGAGTTTGGTAATGGGTAACTGGAACGAGCAAATAGCACATACGTATCATCTTTTGAGTCTGCGGTATTAGTTTCGGGTTGTTATCGCCATGCTTTCTTCCGTTGCTACTTTCTCAGGTAAATACATCGTGGCTCGTAATAGAAATCGGACGTCGCGAAACGGAAAAAGGGAATTCTGACGATAGTTCTGCACTTGTTTGCCATATTTGTGACAGAAGTTTGTCGTTGATAGCACTCATTACGTTTTTGTAGTCATTCACCGTGCGGCCATgaaattatgatatttttaacCAGCTTATGATTTCCGATTCGATAACGGCTAAAGTGGTACTTAAAGTAATACACGtctgtaaaattttatagatttagaaGAAAACAGCACAAAGGTTAATTGCGAagctttgaataaaatattggtaCATCGCTTTTTTATGATATACATGGTTGTTTGAATTAACTTTAGTCTCGAGAACAGTATGCTTAAATAATATGTTGCTTACAATTAGAAAACTGAACAGAATTCACACTCGTTAACTAAATTATTGTCTACAAAGAAAAGCAATAGAAATTACATTACTAGCACGAATTAagtagtattaattaattaatatactattGTCAATTTGCATATGAGGTTTATTCTTGAAtccttgaaattattaaatatgcgGAAGATGATTTCTAATGAATAGAATTATTACAACATACTAttcataattatgaaattatataaaagtaccaCTCagcaaaatttgattaattttttgaCACAAGAATAAACTCTCACAGCTTACAAAGCTATACTTGTGGTTATCAACGTACTTTAGATGCAATTAAATCCGtcttaaaataaattccttttGCCACTTCATTGGATAACGTTATCTAATAGTTCCTGAAATAATCTGACCATATGCAAAATACTAGATAAAATTGCTAaggtattaaatcatttaaaaaaaaacatttcttggataaataaaaatgttgttaaaccgtttactaaatatttatattaaatatattttatctgcGTGTATGAATAGGAATTCAAAACGAATATACAAATTTGATAGTTATGGACAATGTATTTAGCAAACTAATGATTAATAACCAATATATTCTACATTGCAAATAACATAATCGTCATATAAATAActcatttgtatttttcaatagGTAAAATTTCCAGTGTCAGATTgcaaaaattcaaaacattaaCTGTATTGTCTCGGCTGCATCGATTCGCGGTACGCAGCGCGGTTTATTAGACccgagatttttgaaattattgattattgatCGTGAAAcgtcaaagtatataaaatatatcgttcCCACTTGTGTAACGATTAATTCTCGCGCGTCCAGATAAGATTACCGGCGGTAAGAAGAACAAATTTGTCTTCTGACTGAAGGGGATACCATTACGATAGACATCCACTGAAAGGTGAATCCAATTAATTAAGGAAAGTACCGCAATTAATTGGCGCAGACTATAGACTATGGTAGGTTTGTCAGAGAGCAGTCTCAGATTAAGTCCTCTCTGCTTTTTCTGCTTTTACTCGTTCCTGAAGGCTGGTAGGAGCCTGCAAGaggaaaagaaatataagaGAAAAACAAAGGAGTAAAAGAGAGGCGCTctaaagagggagaaagaaggaCTTTACGAGGCAGTTCGGGGACATTCTTGATTTCGATGTTGGGAAGGCACCCGACGAAAACCACTTGAATTTAACGAGGCTCCAGCAAATGGGCCACCCTGCAGACTTACCTCCTTCCTTTTCTCTACGCATGACGCTTATACCCACGTTCGTGTGGCCCGCAAACGAAGGTAGAAAAACCCACAATCGTGACATCGTTCCTTTTACCGTCGCTCCTCTATCAATTAACAAACCCCGTTTAGTAACGCTGACGTAGATTAATTATTCCGTGTTACTTTTGACAGTGCCACGCGAAATTAACACGATCGATTGCTGAAAgcaattttctttcgatataaCGAATGGACgttccattttttaaatcaaattacgCGGAACACGTTTGTAAATCGTCTGTTTTacgatttttcattcgttttcggCACGAACGATTATTTTGTTATACTCTCGAGATGAGTAatcaataatattgattttatctTTAACGTCTAAGATTTCTTCCGAACAAAGTAATAGAACGGAGAAGAGGAAATTATGCAAATACTAGGttttaaaaagaagaataaattctCTTTCGATAGCTACTTGTGACTGAACTGTTATGCACTCGGTTTATTACTGGAATTCATTAAAAGTCACGTTATGGAGCAAAGCATTGTGGCATGAATCGCAATATCTGGCAAAAAAAGGTTGGCAGATTTATTCATTAGAAGATTtggatattattaaatgaacTATTTAGTAGCAATGCATTTAACAAcaggatatttttatttcaagtttATTCAAACATTTAAGAAGCAATAATCAGTTTGCActacaatttctatttatttgaagTATTCAGAGTTTCCTTCTGAGTAGCGACCGTAGCGAGTTGACTTCTAGGAAGacgtttattttacataaatgacagtatataatacaatgatatAGAACTTAATTAGTTCCCACAAAAGTCTCACAAAACTAAATTTATTCACTGAAACGATAACTAAAAGcctaagattcattaaaaattctaacaaagtttgttaaatttgttaatattgataAAGAATCGAGTCAGCTAATGACTGCCAGCCACGGTGAACGCGCCAAAGATACAATGATGCAACGTCAACGGGATGAAAACGAAATAATCGCCATCTATGTAGCATACAATCAAATCCGCTATCTGTAAGTAAAATTGTTCCGTCACTAGCGTGGTATACGCTGTCTACCcgattcataaatatttcatcgttCCGAATGGAAAGCTCGGAGACCTCGAGTCGTACACCTGTACTCCGGTCCTTTTTTTCGTTATCCGGAACAAAGGATTCCTACTTCTCGGTCGGCAGAATTTCGTAATAGCTGGTgcgaagaaaaaaaggagacaCGCCGTTGCACTGAAGACAGCGCAACGTGCAGTTCGGGGTCGAGGCACGACAGGATCCGCTAAGTGGCAAAGTACACACCGGTCAGTCTGTGCCACCTTCATTAGCACCAACTAGCCATGGCGGTAGGCTTAGCCAaccttttcttcctttctgaGTGCCGAACGCTGCCTGGAAGAGGGCCTCGAAGCATCGATGTAGGTACAACTCGCGCCATAAACCTCGACGAGATCTCTTCTCGGAAATATGCCTGCTCGCATACTGAACCACAAAACGGTTTGCCTACTGCGTCCTGTCATTTGTCCCGATAACTGATGTCTCTGGTTAGTGCACGGTTTCCTGAACCACGTCGCCGTTCTTCCGTTAACTTCTCCAACCGATGATTACGTCCCGGCCGTGTATCCGTACAGTTTGATCATTCGTGGAAACATCGGCGACGCGTACAATGCCTTCGGGATAAAACTATTTTCGCGTTTTCGAGTTTGATACGAGGCTGTTTAGTATTTTAGAAGAGTTACAGTGAAATAATAAACGATATTGTATATAGAAATGAATTGTAATCTATTGTTTGCAATAAATTTTGCGTTGAACGTACGAGGATAATGCTTTAGACAcgtaatatttgtaacatttctaCGTTCTCATAACATTTGCACATAAATTGGGTAATTTAATTTGCAAGAAAATGTTTTGTTCTTTACGACTTAGTTTTTTATTacgtcaaataaaaatatatagcgtgtctttaaaattgtatctatttttattgaatcagaattttgtatagtttgttttTGTATGGTTAATTCTTTGGGTTGTTTTAAATGTAGGTTTATCGAATTTTGTTACAATAacctatatagaaaaatattgttttacataaatatggaattacgaaatatattgataaataagtaaatattaataagtgtATAAGATAAAATACATTAATGAACAATTGAGAagatatttgttacatttttttaattggattttttGTCTCTTTATGTTTCAGAAAAACTTACGACACAATCTGAAGATTTCACTAGGAGATTATACATCTTCGCGGAAAAGAGCCAGCGATACATTTGCTTCAACAAACGGTGGAAACTCGTCGGCCTGGTAATTACATGCCTACCAATTAGTAGACATATTTCATCATCGCATTATATCGAGTAAATTTATATGTCTGACAGAAAATGCAGTGAATTGCACAGTTCAGACGTTCAGATTAATCACTTATGTTATCGCTGATAGTGACGGATAGCTAAAAAAACATCTCGAGTAGGACTATAATTTACAGATGAGATTATTAAAACGTAATAACTCAACTTTTTTCTAGCACAGTCTGACGTGGGTATAAATAAACTAAACtcataaaatgataattatatcaTGGGAACTAGAATacatagtattaaataaatgtggtacagaagtttattaaatttgtcGAAAAGTCCAATGACTATAATATTTgctattctaaatgaaactgtttttaaaacagtaaaacattttttaaatactaccAATCCGTATTTTTTGCTAATGTTATTGAAAATGATGCATAAGAtgatcaaaaaataaaaataaagcttCATGAAAATGATACGAGTTGCAGTTATAGTTACAAGAATATCCAGTAAAATACGCTTTTCcaagtaaaaattcaaatgttattataaaatcattgaattcTACCATGTTGTAGCTGGTAactattgtttgaaatattttctatatttttttagaaGATTCACAATTCTGTGTCTTGAACTGAACACTGTGTATACATGTAATTAAATCTGTTTTTAttctgtaattgttttcaacttttctttgaaaaaacttcataatactaTTAACGTAACGAAACTGAAAACATTTCTTAAATGTTCAGGATAAAATTAAATGTGGAACGCAGGCAAATTTGAATCTCCATCGAGAaccaaaaattattttacagcaTTTTTCGACAAATTCTCAAGAATAGAAATTGTAAAAGTCATTTAACcgcaaaatgatataaaaattcgaaaaaagcGTCAATAATTGTAAGTAACACAATCGCAATTATTgcttttataattgtaaatctTCATAACCACAGAAGCGCTTAAAGTATTCGATTTTCGATTTAGGATAAAATTCTCCAATCATTATCATTGTTCTTCGAAATCCCTTCGTCTTAAATCGCTCGAGTCGTATGCCACAACTAAGAAGCGCTTCCTCTCTTTTCCAGCCTAAGAAACAGAAAGGTCCGATGTGCCAGTTCAACGAGCTCTACAACGGTTCGTACTTCAGGTACCGAAGCGTGGTGGACAATTCGCGGTTTTTAGGCTTCAACAAGTTCGGCAAGCCGATGAAGAACCCCCGCGGCCGGCAAGAGTGTTTCAATTTCATCAAGTACAACCCCCATGCTGACATAAATCATCACAACAGTCTGGTGAACGCGGACATGGGTGGGATCGATCCGCGAGATCCGTACTTTGGCTCGAAAAAGCCGTCGCCCGTGATGAGGGCCACGAAGAATTCCCTGTTGCAGGTCGACAGTACGAGGGAGATCATCCATACGACGCATCGTTATCGGCACTCGAATCGCTGGAAGATGCGCCAGGATGAAAAGGTTTCGGCACCTCGAAGACGGCCCGAAAGTCGGCTGTTCGTCGAGGCCAGCAAGTATTGAGCCGCATGTATTGGCTCGCCGATCAAGACTGCCTCCTCCATACCTGTGAGAACCTGAGATCAGACTGCCAAATACGCTGGTAGAACGTACGGTCGAGATGTCAGGGACCCACTAAAGCGGCATCACTTGAAACGCGGCGCGAAGCACGCGCTTCGATTGATCGCAACGATTAAAGCTGGCTCGCCCTTCCGTGTCTCCTGCCGGCTCGTGTACGGCCTTCCGACACACCGACGACTTCGTTCGAGGTAAACAACGAAAATTATTCACGAAACCCGGTGTACGAACCAGCAGGAAGACTACGTTACCGGACACACGGAGCTTTCGTTACGCGTCGTTAGATTCTATTTCACACACACTTGCCCCGACTGAATCCTTTCAGGCAAGTTACGCGCGCTATCATTAATTTCCCTACCCCTTTCGTTCCATCGCTAAATCTTTTTCACGCGATTAGTTGACAGCGTCTGTCATCGATCATTTCCCCTTTCATTTTCACCaatcgtctctttctctctctctctccttccgtCCCTGCCTccctctatctctttctctttctctttctctctctctctctctctctctctctctctctctctctctcatctatacacacacatacacatactgTCGTTGTCCGTTTAGTTCGAGACCAAGGGAAGTAGACAAGAGTCTCGAGGGTACGCGAATTCGTTAGAAAAAGTCTAGATACCCGACGGTTGTTTAGCGGTGGAGGAAGTGTACCTTGTATGCGATCGGCCTAAATCGTTGCACAATCGGACAGCTTGTGCTTCAACTATTATCTCAAGACCGCGATTGACGCGTGGAGAGACACAACGCGGACGACTTGCGCCGATAGAAATGTTTCCTTCGATTCCAAGGTTTTCGAGTCGAAACGTTTACCCGTGGCCCCCGACGTTCAACGGATCGTCCGAACGAACATGAAAAATCGATGATGAAATTCGGTCGCGTGATAACCTTAATATTCTGATTCACATCGTTTGCGTCGGATTCGCCAAGTACACCATGACAAATCGTGTTCGGGTCCGTTACGTCGAAACGCCGACGGCACGGGACTTGTTttaaggaaggaaggaagcgtTTCTAGGGAAGTCGGGCGCTGGAAGAACGAAATTCTCCCGCGTGATGGCGCAGTAGAGCTCGTGCCGTGCGAGATTCTCTCGCTCGCTGTGCTAATTACGCCGCCTAATgtagcgtgcgtgcgtgcatgcaTGCCTGCTTACATGCCTGCCTGCCTGACTGTctgcctgcctgcttgcctgcttgcctgcttgcctgcctgcctgtctgcctgcctgcctgcctgcctgcctgcctgcgtGTATGAATAATGTGTGCGTGCTTGCGTGCTTGCGTACGTGCTCGCGACGTACACGCAGTTCTCACCGTCGCGTCGATGTTGAAGCTCGCGGTGCGGTTGCTTCGGAATCGCTATTTTATTAACGACTGCTCCGATCACGGGACAAACTTTTTATCAGGGATTGAAACTTCTGCTGACAAGTCTTACTCCATTTATAGTACTAACGTTTTTCGGTGGAACAATGGTGGAGGACCGAAATCTTTTTTCTTTTGGACGTCTATTCGCTTGGTTTCCGTCAAAGTTGAGTTCGTTTTACACTGACTTTTATCTATTTACCGTCGAATGAAATTGTAAACCGCGTAAGATGTATATCGCGCGACTAGACGTACCACGTGCACATAAATCGCGCGTCGCGCCAGTGATGACGCGCGAAACACGTAATAGAGACATCTGATAGTTTTCTAATGCAAGGGAATAATAGTGAAACTGAAGATTAAATTGAAATCGATAGACTCGTTGATTTCGGTTGTTCGTAATTGTTTCGGAACTCGATATCCATATTATCGCTACCTTCAATCCCTGTTTATCGCGATTCTAATAGTTCTTCTTGATACgtataataaaagaaagtacGACACGCGCATGAAGATCGTGGAACAAGGATATCCGCGTTGTCGATTACTTTTCtaacgcgcacacacacacatatacacatacAGAGACATACAGATGAACCATTTCGAGAAAAAGAATCGGTATACAGTTTTCGGGACAAGCAAGATAGCgtatatatttttag
The window above is part of the Nomia melanderi isolate GNS246 chromosome 2, iyNomMela1, whole genome shotgun sequence genome. Proteins encoded here:
- the LOC116430736 gene encoding fibroblast growth factor 18 isoform X1: MRLTLSTLPQFAVLAKILCLLMVVMCGAVPAMVRSVSLYSTCSSGNVTVIGRSIKAIGRDDHNAPYQKLTTQSEDFTRRLYIFAEKSQRYICFNKRWKLVGLPKKQKGPMCQFNELYNGSYFRYRSVVDNSRFLGFNKFGKPMKNPRGRQECFNFIKYNPHADINHHNSLVNADMGGIDPRDPYFGSKKPSPVMRATKNSLLQVDSTREIIHTTHRYRHSNRWKMRQDEKVSAPRRRPESRLFVEASKY
- the LOC116430736 gene encoding fibroblast growth factor 18 isoform X4; its protein translation is MLPQFAVLAKILCLLMVVMCGAVPAMVRSVSLYSTCSSGNVTVIGRSIKAIGRDDHNAPYQKLTTQSEDFTRRLYIFAEKSQRYICFNKRWKLVGLPKKQKGPMCQFNELYNGSYFRYRSVVDNSRFLGFNKFGKPMKNPRGRQECFNFIKYNPHADINHHNSLVNADMGGIDPRDPYFGSKKPSPVMRATKNSLLQVDSTREIIHTTHRYRHSNRWKMRQDEKVSAPRRRPESRLFVEASKY
- the LOC116430736 gene encoding fibroblast growth factor 18 isoform X3 — its product is MFVIRLPQFAVLAKILCLLMVVMCGAVPAMVRSVSLYSTCSSGNVTVIGRSIKAIGRDDHNAPYQKLTTQSEDFTRRLYIFAEKSQRYICFNKRWKLVGLPKKQKGPMCQFNELYNGSYFRYRSVVDNSRFLGFNKFGKPMKNPRGRQECFNFIKYNPHADINHHNSLVNADMGGIDPRDPYFGSKKPSPVMRATKNSLLQVDSTREIIHTTHRYRHSNRWKMRQDEKVSAPRRRPESRLFVEASKY
- the LOC116430736 gene encoding fibroblast growth factor 18 isoform X2 translates to MFTAIWLPQFAVLAKILCLLMVVMCGAVPAMVRSVSLYSTCSSGNVTVIGRSIKAIGRDDHNAPYQKLTTQSEDFTRRLYIFAEKSQRYICFNKRWKLVGLPKKQKGPMCQFNELYNGSYFRYRSVVDNSRFLGFNKFGKPMKNPRGRQECFNFIKYNPHADINHHNSLVNADMGGIDPRDPYFGSKKPSPVMRATKNSLLQVDSTREIIHTTHRYRHSNRWKMRQDEKVSAPRRRPESRLFVEASKY